A single region of the Biomphalaria glabrata chromosome 15, xgBioGlab47.1, whole genome shotgun sequence genome encodes:
- the LOC106057179 gene encoding anosmin-1-like, protein MSDTGTGISLLFLWITFISLFQLGGCNYAEILWGQCYTFCLNRSEIQRKVTAREIDPGVKYITKDKLIQACKKHQICKWCLYACDRPVKDYENHVNCLKDCDRHIHRQKNNKAHKACTDSCSVISTFLQRKFGSCPLSNTSPPFQGNCTDKCGQDIHCTGIEKCCQTSCASECKRPVEHEVIPQKPSNITFKEKSDGRLLIEWRSTYSSMVAAPVLYILRWWCPYSLAPEFKFTTITRVKLKGYPVIQPGSKCNYMLAAINVHGSEGFTFPRTYTKEFLKPSPPNELKHIRTKEHGKTVDMTIHWHPPRHTDGLNVTNYMISWSDGLPRGRSDYMRLHMHRKSIKGDRYSFTIQRLNPCTVYFVQVQAVIKWDHIVTFGQPASIYIEACLGPQPAGKEVETIPHVDPEKSYHIYNVTIHDARFVDSQLKANVTWSLIPGSNVKHFKIAWKLDVCEGESQHRKTRDRLHHQNITEVKHFTLYGLLSDCIYEVSISIVNYTGAVNEGRKERFRTSSCLATLGVIPELNCPEEVTKPLPPVGLQVVHRKMNCMCQSLIQWERNPDSGHKIKNYIVLWGQSRPSTKAIVIYNSPPFQLQVPKDDFRACLTYLERSKHYTIQVIAQTSNAKSIPAITHFETPENMSACYGVQPVDDTRVTDYFNGAGAEEMMANLTTNMHNVTVSSSGVTSSIQVSSWFLCPPILLAIWL, encoded by the exons ATGAGCGACACAGGCACAGGCATAAGCCTTTTATTTCTATGGATTACTTTTATAAGTTTATTTCAACTTGGTGGATGCAACTATGCAGAAATTTTATGGGGGCAATGCTACACGTTCTGTCTGAATCGCAGCGAAATTCAACGAAAGGTTACAGCTAGAGAG ATAGACCCAGGTGTGAAGTATATTACAAAAGATAAACTTATTCAGGCCTGTAAGAAACATCAAATATGTAAATgg TGCCTCTACGCATGTGATAGACCTGTGAAAGATTATGAGAATCATGTAAACTGCCTCAAGGATTGTGAT cgtcATATACACAGGCAAAAGAATAATAAAGCCCATAAGGCATGCACTGATAGCTGTAGTGTGATCTCTACATTTCTGCAAAGGAAATTTGGTAGCTGTCCCCTCTCTAATACTTCACCCCCATTTCAAGGTAATTGTACAGACAAATGTGGCCAAGATATACACTGTACAGGAATAGAGAAGTGTTGCCAAACTAGCTGTGCTTCTGAATGCAAAAGGCCTGTAGAGCATGAAG TAATTCCTCAGAAGCCAtctaatataacatttaaagaGAAAAGTGATGGCAGATTGTTAATAGAATGGAGATCAACATACAGTTCCATGGTTGCAGCTCCTGTCTTATATATTTTAAGATGGTGGTGCCCTTACAGTTTGGCTCCAGAGTTTAAATTT ACAACTATTACACGAGTCAAATTGAAAGGCTATCCAGTCATTCAGCCTGGTTCCAAATGTAACTATATGCTAGCAGCAATCAATGTTCATGGCTCTGAAGGATTTACATTCCCACGAACTTATACCAAAG agTTTCTAAAGCCATCACCTCCTAATGAGCTGAAACACATTAGAACCAAAGAGCATGGCAAGACAGTAGATATGACCATACACTGGCATCCTCCACGTCACACAGATGGGTTGAATGTCACCAATTATATG ATCTCCTGGAGTGATGGCCTACCACGAGGGCGCAGTGATTACATGCGCCTTCACATGCACAGAAAATCCATCAAAGGAGACAGATACAGCTTTACTATCCAGAGACTGAATCCATGTACAGTTTATTTTGTGCAG GTTCAAGCAGTAATCAAATGGGATCACATAGTCACCTTTGGCCAGCCAGCATCTATTTATATTGAAGCTTGTTTGGGACCACAACCTGCTGGTAAag AAGTGGAGACTATACCTCATGTAGATCCAGAGAAATCCTACCACATTTACAATGTCACAATACATGATGCCAGGTTTGTGGACTCACAGCTTAAGGCTAATGTCACATGGTCTTTAATtccag GATCcaatgtgaaacattttaaaattgcttGGAAACTTGATGTCTGTGAAGGAGAATCTCAACACAGAAAAACCAGAGATAGGTTACATCATCAAAACATTACAGAG GTGAAACATTTCACTCTGTATGGCCTTTTGTCTGATTGTATCTATGAAGTTAGTATTTCCATTGTCAATTACACTGGGGCTGTTAATGAAGGTCGCAAAGAAAGGTTCAGGACATCATCCTGTCTTGCCACACTTGGGGTGATCCCAGAATTGAACTGTCCTGAAGAAg TTACTAAACCGCTGCCTCCAGTGGGCTTACAGGTAGTACACCGAAAGATGAACTGCATGTGCCAGTCACTTATCCAATGGGAGAGAAATCCAGATTCAGGCCACAAAATCAAAAACTACATTGTCCTGTGGGGACAGAGCCGTCCCTCCACCAAAGCTATTGTCATCTACAACTCTCCACCATTTCAGCTGCAGGTTCCAAAG GATGATTTTCGAGCATGTCTGACATATCTAGAGAGATCTAAGCATTACACAATTCAAGTCATTGCCCAGACATCCAATGCTAAGAGCATTCCTGCCATTACTCACTTTGAGACACCAGAGAATATGAGTGCTTGTTATGGAGTGCAACCTGTTGATG